The following nucleotide sequence is from Arvicola amphibius chromosome 1, mArvAmp1.2, whole genome shotgun sequence.
ttatgctattgtggctatcgtgaaaggtgatacttctctgatttccctctctgcttccttatcctttgtatataggagggcaactgattttttggagtggatcttgtatcctgccacgatactaaaggagtttatcagctgtaggagttctttggtggagttttttgggtcgcttatgtacactatcatatcatcagcaaataacgaaagtttaacttcttcctttccaattcgacatcccttgatccccttgttttgtcttattgttattaCTAGAACTTCaatcactatattgaagagataaggagagagtggacaaccttgtcgcattcctgattttagtgggatggccttgagtttctctccatttaatttgatgttagctgtcggcttggtgtaaatagcctttattatatttaggaatgacccctgtatctctaatctctccaagacctttatcataaaggggttttgaattttgtcaaatgcttattcagcatctaatgagatgatcatatggtttttatccttcagtttatttatatgatggattacattgatagattttcgtatgttgaaccagcccttcatctctggaatgaagcctacttgatcatagtgataatttttctaatgtgttcttggattcggtttgccagtattttattgagaattttttgcatcgatgttcatgagtgagattggcctgtaattctctttcttggttgagtctttgtgtggtttaggtatcagggtaattgtagcttcatataaggaatttggcaatgactctcgtgtttctatattatgaaataccttaaggagtataggtattaggtcttcttggaagttctggtagaattctgcattgaacccatcaggtcctgggctcttatTGGTAGGGAGgcttctgataacagtttctaattcttcgtgactaacaggatgatttagagcatttacctggtcctggtttaactttggtatatggtacttatctaaaaaagtgtctatttcttttacattttccaattttgtggcatacaggattttgtagtaagatctaatgattttctgaatttcctctgtgtctgtggttatgtcccctttttcatttctgatcttattaatttgtgtgttctctctctgccatttgattagtttggctaggggtttgtcaatcttgttgattttctccaagaaccagctttttgtttcattgattctttgtattgttttctgtgtttctattttgttgatttctgccctcagtttgataatttccagtcttctactcctcctaggtgagtctgcttctttcttttctaaagctttcaggtgtgctgttaagtcaccaatgagtgctttctctgttttttttaaatgggcacttagtgctatgaactttcctcttagcactgctttcatagtgtcccataagtttgagtatgttgtgtctttattttcattaaattcaacaaagactttaatttctttctttatttcttccttgacccaggtgtggttcagtagttgactgttcagtttccatgagtttttaggctttctgggggtagcattgttgttgaattctaatttaatccatggtgattggataagatgcaggtggttactattatgtttttgtaactgtggaagtttgctttgttaccgagtatgtggtcaattttcgaaaaggttccatgagccgcagagaagaaggtatattctttcctgtttgggtagaacgttctatagatgtctgttaagtccgttTGGTTccttacctctattaagtctcttaattctctgttaggtttctgtccaattgacctgtccattggtgaaagaggagtgttgaagtctcccactatcagtgtgtttggtttgatggctgccttgagttctagtaatgtttcttttatataagtgggtgcttttgtattaggggcatagatattcaggattgagactttattctgatagattttttcctgtaatgagtataaagtgtccctttccatctcttctgattgattttagtttgaagtcaactttgttagaaattagtatggccacacccgcttgtttcttaggtccatttgcttaataaaccttttcccaaccctttactctgagtagatgtctgtctttgtggttgaggtgtgtttcttgtaaacaacagaatgttggatcctgttttcgtatccaatctcttagcctgtgcctttttataggtgaattgagtccattgatattaagtgatattaatgaccattggttggtaactccggttgtcattttttatctggtagtagagattgtgtgtttcctttctttgagatgtgctggtgaagggtcactagatgtctgagttattttgggcaatgctggactcctttgtttgtgaatttcctctattactttctgtaaggctggatttgtggctatgtattgtttaaatttgtttttatcctggaatattttgttttctccatttatagtgaatgaaagcttggctgggtatagtaatctgcatccatggtctcttaatttctgcaaaacatctatccaggaccttctggctttcatggtttccatagagaagtcaggtgttagtctgataggttttcctttatatgttgcttgaccttttccctttgcagctcttaatattctttctttattctgtatgttttgtgttttgagtataatatggcgaggggatgtttttttttttgatccagtctatttggtgttctgtaagcttcttgaaccttaataggaatatctttctttaggtttgggaagttttcttctataattttattaaatatattttctgggccattgagctgtaattcttctccttcttctatgcctattattcttaggtttggtctttttattgtgtcccagatttcctgaatgttttgtgatgagaatttgttggatttgctgttttctttgatcagtgcgtttattttttctatggtatcttcagaatctgagattctttcttctatctcttgtattctgttggttatgcttgtttctgtagtctctgttcgtttgcatagattttccatatccggctggccctcgggttgtgttttcttccttgcctccatttcagttttcaagtcttgcactgtttccattatctgtttgattgttttttcttggtttcctaggatatcgtttacggatttactcaattcttcaaactttttgttattcttctcgtccatttccttaagggagtttttcacctcctgtttaagggactctattactttcacaaagtcaattttttctacttcttcttgattagtgtgttcaagtcctcctgttataagttcgttgggttctggtgctttcatgttgtttttcaaattgttggaggaatttttgcattggcacctgcccatttcttcctctgagtaatcccctttgggtcttcttttagaagttcaattcccctcaatgaattcaattcactcaccccaatgaatgatggatcctctggcagactgtcaggtctccttgcaggccaagcagctcgctgacaaagggcctgccttgctttaggcaggctaatgaaggaggggacctcccaccggcctgggtgcactcaattccaggtccccagtgcccaaacaggctgagctgtgggattttgtggccccaaagacgggaggatgaggtggggtagggggttctgggtgcaagctgggaagggacaggaagagagaggcagtatccggggagaataacccttGCAGGacgagcaggaagtgtgcgggtggggagaggggagagttggggaatgtcggtggtccctctcggGGCTGCTGCcagcggttcaggcactcactcctcactcaccccaatgaatgatggatcctctggccgactgAACTGGCAagaattttatatcttttcttcttcttcttcttcttcttcttcttcttcttcttcttcttcttcttcttcttcttcttcttcttcttcttcttcttcttcttattcttcttcttattattattatttattattattaaaaatttccgcctcctccccacctcctgtttcccttcccctcctttaactcccctccccctccctttccagtccaaggagcagtcagggttccctgccctgtgggaagtccaaggtacaaccccctccatccaggtccaggaaggtgcgcatcaaaacagactaggctccgccaaaaccagtacatgcggtaggatcaaaacccagtgccacatctttaatcccagcacttgggaggaagaggcaggcagatctctgagttcgaggccagcctggtctacatgagctagttccaggacaggctctagaaactacagggaaaccctgtctcaaaaaaccaaaaaacaacaaaaaaaaataaaaaaaaccccagtgccattattcttggcttctcagtcagccatcatTGTCTGCCACGAAgaattttatatctaatattaCCAAATACTTTATTCTATTTTGCTCATCTCTAACTGACATTTGTTTTGATTCAATACCTTAACTGTATTGGATTACATAGCAATAACACAGATGCATGTCTGATTACTTATTTATGTAATTTAGCTAAATTCTAAGGAGTTATTACAGAATGGTCATTGAGTTTGATTTGTAACCTTTTGAACTACTTCATACTGATGTCCATAGTGGCCACTCTGCACTGCATCCCCTTAAAAATGATGTAGCATCATTAACTCATCTCTCCATCACCACATTTTCTGCATGGTTGGTATTGCACTAGGTTGTAACAGAATCTTACAATGgtaattatttcagtttcttGGTAACTATTCATTgaacttgttttatattttggttgaataatatttttctcaacttaaatatttttgtctaGTACTTTTGCATATTTACTGAATTACGTATATTCTTGACATTTTCAGTCTTTATGTATTCTGGATGGTAATGCCATGTCAAGTGAATTGAGAGCAGGTATTCTCCCCATTATGGGGACTGTCTCTTTAATTCCACTATGTCTACTACACATGCACTTCCTGATCGTATCATCCCATGCAACAGCTATTAAAATGACTTCCTGAGCTCTGTTACTCTTTCAGGATGTCATTAACTACACATGAGCATTGAACAGGGATCCATAAAGCACCGAAGTTATGTCAAACCTACAGTTTCAACAATGAACCCTTTCAAAGTaattgttggatttgttttgcctAGACTGAGAGATGAGTTTTAATGTAGTTTTTTATAGAGacatccttttttttgttttgttttttaaacttttaatgatgcaaacaaaaatatatctaaaagcgAAGCTTCTGGAAAAACCATTTGTTCTTCCCTGTCTTGTATCGTTCCTCAAATTTGACCTTGGCTTCCCGCCTTGCCTTGCGTTTCAGGGCTGGGTCCCTAAAGACATCCTTGTTGACAACAGTTTTGTCCAGGGGGATGTCCACAGAGTACCTTGTGGGCATCAGGTGGTTGTAGTTATAAACCTTCACAAAGGACTTGATCTTGGATCTCTTGGCAACTTTCTTCTTGCCCATAGCAGCTGTCACTTTTCGGGGATAGCGGTCAATTCCAGCCACCAAGGCATGGCTGTAAGGGCGGTCTGAGGTGCCATCATCAATGTTCTTCACGATGACGGCTTTGCGTCCGGAGTAGCGTCCAGCCAGGACGAGCACCACTTTCCCGGGTTTCATGAACTTGCCCATTTCGACAGCGAGCCTCCGGTTCccagcagaaaggaaaggaggccGAGACATCCTTTTTGTTGTTTAGAATGTAAGTCGTGTCACTTGCGCTGTCTTACTCCCCCCAGCCTGAAGATCACGCCATTGATCTGGTTTGTCGAATAGAGTACACAACACACACCTCTGTATTCTTCCAGAATATCAAGGAAgagctttgtttttttctctattgGTTATACTGTTGGCTGACAATTTTAAGGCATTCACTAAATACTTAATGTGTATTTGAAATGCAAATTTGTTTCCATGTTTAACAGATACTATTCCATAGTTTTCTTATGGTTTGTTGTATCTTTATCTAATGTTGCTAACATGTTATGTTTGGCTTCATGGAAAAGTGTGATGGTCTTTatcacttttttatttcataaaagacTAGAAGAATTGGtgttatattttctatttatttatttatttatttaatttatttatttatttatttatttatttttccgaTCCTCCTTTCTCCCGGGTTGCCCAGGAGAtttcatctaattccccttcccagagcaatACatgtatctctcttagggtcttccttgttacctagcttctgtGGAGCTGTGGattatagtctggttatcctttgctttacgtctaatatctacttatgagtgagtacacaccatgtttgtttttctgagtcttggttgcgtcactcaggatgctttttttctagttctatccattttcctgaaatttccatgatgtcattgtttttttacagctgactaatattccattgtataaatgaaccacattttctttatccattcatctggtgagagacatctaggttgtttccaggttttggttattagaaataatgctgctatgaacattgttgaggaAGTGTCTTTGTGGAaggattgagtatcctttgggtatatgcccaggagtggtatccatgggtcttgaggtatattgaaaaccaattttctaagaaaccataatactgatttccaaagtggttatataAATTttcagtcccaccagcaatgaaggagtgtccCCATGAATCTACATGCTCTCCAACATAAGATCCTCAGTTTTTTTGACCTTGacaattctgacaggtgtaagacaaTATCTCAGAGTggtcttgatttgcatttacctgatgactaaggatgttgtaTATTTCCTTagatgtcttttggccatttgagtttcttttgctgagaattctctttagCTTTTTATCCCATTTTAGctgaattattttgtattttgatgtttagtttcttgagtttcttatatatttcagAGATCAGTGTTCTGTCAtatgtgggcttggtgaagatatttttccactctgtaggctttcattttgtcttatttactatgtcctttgtcttacagaaccttttcagtttcaggaggtcacatttattgattattgttctcattgtctgtactactggttttatatttaggaagtggtctcctgtgtcaatgtatTCAACATtactcactttctcttctattatgtTCAATGTCACTGGAtctatgttgaggtccttgatccatctggacttgagttttgtgcttggggATGGATGTGACCTATTTGCCGTCTTctgcatgttgacatccagttgtgccagcaccatttgttgaagacacatttctttctccattGTACCATATTGAGtcctttgtcaaaactcaggtgttcataggtgtgtagattaatatcaaGGTCTcaaatttgattccattgatccacatgtctgattttatgccaatacatagctgtttttattactattgttatatagtagagtttgaagtcaaggatagtgatgcctccagaagttcctttattgtacaggacagttttagctattctgggtttttgtgcttttccatatgaaattgagtatttttttcaaagtttgtgaagatttgtgttgggattttgatgatgATTGCAGTGAAATGgtagattgcttttgctaagattgctatttttattttgttgatcctacctatttGAGAGCATGGAAGACctctccattttctgatatcttcttcaatttattttctagagatttaaagttcttgtacagatttttcacttgcttggtcagagttaccacaagatactttatatttgtcgctattgtaaatggtgatgtttcACTTGGTTCTTTATCAGGcagtttatcattttatatagGAGGGTTACAGATATTTTTAGAGTTAATTTTATGTCCTggtacattactgaaggtgtttatcagctgtagggatTTTCAGGTAGAGTTTTTGGACTCATTTATGTATattatcttatcatctgcaaatagtgaaattttgacttcttccttctcaatttgtattcctttgatctccttttgttgtcttattgatctaACTAGAACAttgagtactatgttgaatagatatggagacagtggacagtcatatctttttttctgattttagtggaatttctgagtttctctccatttaattagatgttgactgtcagcttgctgtatattgctttcagTATGTTTAgatgtgttccttgtatccctttatcaagacctttatcatgtaggggtgttgtattttgtcaaaaacttttttagcatctaatgagatgatcataggtttgtttttgctttctgtttgtttatatggtggattacattgacatatttCCATATACTAAACCAACCCTGCATCCCTGGGTTGAAGCCTACCTGGTCATGATGggcaatttatttgtttttggcaaTGTAAATTTTTACTGACggcttctatttccttaagggCCATAGGTTTATTTAAAGTGcttctcttggtccactctgtgcagttgTAGTTGTGTCTCTGGGAGCCACTGAGGTCATGGGGAATGGGTGCGTTTGGGGTCAGAGTGGGACGTGTAGATTTCAGCGCTTGATGATGGGGTGCTGGGGCAGCCTGCCTTCAGAAGGCTTGGCAACTGACCAGGTAGTGTGACTGAGGCAGGTGCGGGAGGGGCATGGGGATTTTCCCAGGGGCCTAGGGCCTAGAGACTGAACTGTCCAGCCAGGATGTTGGTCAGTCACTTCTTGGTCCTTTCTGCGCATTTGCAATCTGTGTCTCAGGGAATGGCTGAGGTTCTGAGGGATTGTGTGTTTGGGGACAGAGTGGGATCTGATGGGCACATGCTGGGGCAGCTTGCCTGCAGGAGGCTTGCCCTTGCTGCTGAAGTGGATTGCAGAAGGGCCTGAGAGGCTGGTCACTCACCTTTgggtctgctctgtgcagtcacTGTCTGGTATTAAATGTTTCATACTTATCATTAGTGGAACCTTGTCTTGTCTCCCATTATTTAGATGCTGTCTGTTTCTTCAATCACTTAAAAATTGGTTTGGTACAGCACAGAGCCATAATTTATTCAAATCTTTGACATAGTTATAAGTATCTGTAGTTATTACTGCACACTGATAGGAAGACTTCCTCTTCTGTGACTGAGGGCAATGGCAAAGGTCTGTTTGCTAAACCACAGATATTTAAGGTAACATGATGGCCATGCTACAACCATTTACCCAAAATATAGTATCAGTTTCTTTGCTAGAATTAACAAACATCTCAACTAACGATAACTTTCCTGATTTATGCTCACTCTGTTTACTGAAACAAAATCTGTCTATTACACATAGGATTTGTCATAAAATGATTCATAACTGGAATGACATGTTATTTCAGTAATGATCAAGATTCACAGTCAAGCAGGTTTGGTGGTGATGATTGTTCTAAGTTGTTATCACAAAATTTTTAACCACATGAATCCAGTCTTGCACTGAAGAGTTCTGTATTCCTTTCCAAACTTGATTATTTCATGTCATATACCCTACAAAAGAAGGAAATCCCTGTGTCCTATATAAGTGTTACAACTTAAAGGTCCTTGTGGTGATTTGAACAGGAATTCGAATAGTATATTCATTTGAATAGGAATGATACCCATAGACTCAGGTGTGAAGGCTGGTGCATAGGGAGTGgaactgttaggaggtgtggccttattggagtagctGTGGTCTTGTTGTAGAAAATGTGTCAtcgtggaggtgggctttgaggtctcatatatactcaagcTCTGCCCAGTGTGACAGTCCCAGCTGCCTGTCAAtcaaggtgtagaactctcagctccttctctgtcATTTTGTCTGCCTGAGCACTGCCGTGTTTCACAAGATAATGAAAATAGACAAAAACATCTGAATTGTAAACcggccccagttaaatgctttattttataaagttgctgtgatcatagtgtctcttcacagcagtagaaacagtaactaagacaagtaTATAGAGTCAGTAGCTCCTACCAAAAAATTTTTACCAGTTACTATgagttttgtttaataaaattgtGTCTTCCTGGGAGTCTTCTGATATGAATACACAGTGGcttcttttaaactttttgatggtcattttttgttagttttaacaaaagcattttgaaaataattattgcACAAAATGTTTGGAATtgaataaggaaaacatttctatTATACTTTTATTGAAAGTAATTTTTTCCACATAATATATCACGATTATggttttctctccctctactcctcccaattcctattctctttccctcccatACATATGtacttttttctgtctctcattggaatacaaaatcttaaaagataatgtagttataatataatatattatttcaaaagATAATAAGATAACACAAAAATTAACACATGTTCCACCTACCCCCATCATTACCTGCCACATTAGCAGCCACTGGTGCCACAGTTCCCACCTATACCTGGAGGAAGAGGCGAGTCTCTGAACTACCAGCTACTGTACAGCTCTGCTCTCTCAGTCCTAGCCGCCAGGGGCACatcctgtgccccacccccaactaCCACATCcctagcagccaggaagcagcatcttCCCACCCACCCTCATCATTCCCCGCCTCATCAGCTACCACTGGACCACAGGTCTGGTGTACAGCTGGAGGAAGAGCAACCACCAGAGCCACAGGCTCCAACTTCAAAGACTGGAGAAATAGAGGGGTACACGACAGTGTAGTAATATATTCAAAAGCATAAAGAACAATACAGAAACATCATAAACTAATGGTGCTATGTCAGtaagacctgaacattccaacACAGATGAGACAGAAGACAATGGACCTGATATAAGTTTATGGAGATAATAGAGGCcctataaagagaaaatgaaaattcccttaaagaaatggaagaggaaaagacaaatgaaaaattgGAAGAAACCAATAAAtccctaaaaaaagaaagaaaacaaaaaaaaaataccattcaaACAAGTGAATGAAAGAGTTCAATGTAgtatggagctgcgggccggcttcccaccgcctggctctcggctgccggctagcttacccaaaataattacacggaaactgtattcttttaaacactgcctggccaattagtttcagcctcttactcacatcttgactaacccatatctaataatctaagTAACACCATGAGATGTGTCTTagcaggaaagattcagcacgtctgtcctggtggctggcttcatggcgactctctccctgaggagaggcatggtagtctgactaacttaggagaggcgtggcatctgactgagccatctacctcacttccttcttcctgttctgtctactccacccacctaagggctggccaaggcagtttgtttattagtcaatgagaatcctccatcatttcccctttttctgtttaaacaaaaaaggctttaaatttaacatagtaaaattacatataacaaaacagttatcaagcaagaattacagttactgctgggcggcggtggcgcatgcctttaatcccagcacttgggaggcagaggcaggcggatctctgtgagttcgagaccagcctggtctacaagagctagctccaggataggctccaaagctacaaagaaatcctgtcttgaaaaaccaaaaaaaaaaagaattacagttacaatatttatatctactttatcttttatcataacaaaggaaaactataactatctatctattcttcttcagctccatcaaagactccagaaggacacacaaaaaaagaaataagtaaaaaagaaatatgcaatttccaaactctagaaatgatagagacatctcactgcctggacagtcacccaaagttcttttgtattgttggggcatctatcttcggcctataggcccacagtatccagcagacttttctatgaagcagtaaatttcaaagacaattcagtcgctatctgctgtgtcctgcagaatgtctcgcagactctttcatgaattaggaacccagagagatcatctcacctataggtaagttcagcagtcctctctgtgagggttctctgtgtccagtttatgtaataatccaggcaagagcagtttcttgcccaaatggctatcaaactccataagaagcctcttcaatgcccatcttcctcttgaagtagattggtgctgccaggagctgacgtgtctcattgtcatgaaaacatcttcttgaagtagattggtgctgccaggagcagacgtgtctcatt
It contains:
- the LOC119825593 gene encoding 60S ribosomal protein L27, whose amino-acid sequence is MGKFMKPGKVVLVLAGRYSGRKAVIVKNIDDGTSDRPYSHALVAGIDRYPRKVTAAMGKKKVAKRSKIKSFVKVYNYNHLMPTRYSVDIPLDKTVVNKDVFRDPALKRKARREAKVKFEERYKTGKNKWFFQKLRF